The following coding sequences lie in one Myxococcus virescens genomic window:
- a CDS encoding alpha/beta hydrolase → MGVLLFALFLGVPGDAEASDASLAPNFYSGHGITVHAVRHITDRLIDVEISTPLIAPHAVYDPRHHVRVLLPTGYYNNPGVRYPAVYLLHGGGGANSAQWVEFGAAYAITENMPVITIMPDGGKVGWYTNWVFPRGVNQAWEEFHLNQLIPWVDQNLRTLAYKRGRAIAGLSMGGFGAISYAARRPDLFAYAASFSGALDLGDAAIRATITEEGTRWLQNPDGAFGSPFWPFDQAWNMNNPIPRAASLRGVAVALYAGSGIWDGDVLERVPGASTDRFHHALNAAGVPHHYEMYGRPAPGQKPFGCDGGHNFSCWNYAFFDVLPRMLAVLDGP, encoded by the coding sequence GTGGGAGTCTTGTTATTCGCCCTGTTCCTCGGAGTACCAGGTGACGCGGAGGCATCCGATGCCTCGCTCGCGCCAAACTTCTATTCGGGGCATGGCATCACGGTTCATGCGGTGCGGCACATCACGGATCGGCTCATCGACGTGGAAATCTCCACGCCGCTGATCGCACCTCACGCGGTCTATGACCCTCGCCACCACGTTCGGGTGCTCCTGCCGACGGGGTATTACAACAACCCGGGCGTGCGATACCCCGCGGTCTACCTGTTGCACGGGGGAGGAGGCGCGAACTCGGCTCAGTGGGTGGAGTTCGGTGCGGCGTATGCGATTACCGAGAACATGCCCGTCATCACCATCATGCCGGATGGCGGCAAGGTCGGTTGGTACACGAACTGGGTCTTCCCTCGTGGGGTGAATCAGGCGTGGGAGGAGTTCCACCTCAACCAGCTCATTCCGTGGGTGGACCAGAACCTTCGCACGCTGGCGTACAAGCGGGGCCGTGCTATCGCGGGGCTGTCCATGGGCGGTTTCGGGGCCATCAGCTACGCCGCGCGGCGCCCCGACCTGTTTGCCTATGCGGCCAGTTTCTCGGGGGCCCTGGACCTGGGTGACGCCGCCATCCGCGCCACCATCACGGAGGAGGGGACGCGGTGGCTGCAGAACCCGGATGGGGCGTTCGGCTCTCCCTTCTGGCCCTTCGACCAGGCCTGGAACATGAACAACCCCATTCCGCGTGCGGCGTCTCTGCGGGGCGTGGCCGTCGCCTTGTATGCGGGGTCGGGCATCTGGGATGGGGATGTGCTCGAACGCGTCCCGGGGGCGTCCACGGACCGGTTCCACCATGCGCTGAATGCCGCGGGCGTGCCGCACCACTACGAGATGTATGGCCGCCCCGCGCCGGGCCAGAAGCCCTTCGGTTGTGACGGCGGGCACAACTTCAGTTGCTGGAACTACGCGTTCTTCGACGTGCTGCCGCGCATGTTGGCCGTGCTGGACGGGCCGTAA
- a CDS encoding EGF domain-containing protein produces the protein MKVSRVAPMWRMLSAALAFGMMSACGSELEDESVVSEEAPVDGESSSDSVSAMASDRHADAVIHSGVIAVLNPNNAVGAPDGNAATFLGLLGGSMVLDMGLGEEGTGPLRVYYQGLSLAVIAQVEFLRGDMSLISTGQANLLDLGLGTHSTLVPFSNSTPYRYVRLRSGVASLFGLDAVEDTGGGVSAVCGDGRISNGEQCDDGNRVSSDGCSSTCRVEPGYTCNGMQPSVCTDVNECTNGTAQCSVNAICTNTPGSYTCTCRPGYWGNGWTCSDIDECSNGTAACNPSQVCVNTPGGYECVGGSCPAPRVQCGAQCVDVSSDVHNCGACGVVCPAAKTCSSGVCVMG, from the coding sequence ATGAAGGTCAGTCGAGTGGCCCCCATGTGGCGAATGCTGAGTGCGGCCCTGGCGTTCGGCATGATGAGCGCGTGCGGTTCTGAGTTGGAGGACGAATCCGTTGTTTCCGAAGAGGCACCGGTGGACGGCGAGTCGTCATCGGACTCGGTGTCGGCGATGGCCAGTGACCGTCATGCCGACGCAGTCATCCACAGCGGTGTCATCGCCGTCCTCAATCCGAACAACGCCGTGGGCGCACCGGATGGGAACGCCGCGACGTTCCTGGGGCTCCTGGGCGGTTCCATGGTTCTGGACATGGGCCTGGGGGAAGAGGGCACAGGGCCGCTGCGCGTCTACTACCAGGGCCTTTCGCTGGCGGTCATCGCCCAGGTGGAATTCCTTCGTGGGGACATGAGCCTCATCAGCACGGGACAGGCGAACCTGCTGGACCTGGGGCTCGGGACCCACTCCACGCTGGTGCCATTCAGCAACTCCACGCCGTATCGCTACGTGAGGCTGCGCAGTGGGGTTGCCTCGTTGTTCGGCTTGGACGCGGTGGAGGATACGGGCGGCGGTGTGAGCGCCGTGTGTGGCGATGGCCGTATCAGCAATGGAGAGCAGTGTGACGACGGCAACCGGGTTTCGTCGGATGGCTGCAGCAGCACCTGCCGGGTGGAGCCGGGGTACACCTGCAATGGCATGCAGCCCAGTGTCTGTACGGACGTCAATGAATGCACGAATGGCACTGCGCAGTGCTCGGTGAATGCGATTTGCACGAACACGCCGGGGAGCTACACCTGCACCTGCAGGCCGGGCTACTGGGGAAATGGTTGGACGTGCAGTGACATCGACGAGTGCTCGAACGGGACTGCCGCATGCAATCCCAGCCAGGTGTGCGTCAACACGCCGGGTGGCTATGAGTGCGTGGGCGGCTCCTGTCCGGCTCCCCGGGTGCAGTGTGGCGCGCAGTGCGTGGATGTGTCGTCGGACGTGCACAACTGCGGCGCCTGCGGCGTTGTCTGTCCGGCGGCGAAGACCTGCTCGTCGGGCGTCTGCGTCATGGGGTAG